One segment of Syngnathus typhle isolate RoL2023-S1 ecotype Sweden unplaced genomic scaffold, RoL_Styp_1.0 HiC_scaffold_157, whole genome shotgun sequence DNA contains the following:
- the LOC133148757 gene encoding myotubularin-related protein 4-like isoform X3 — protein sequence MGEEGPPSLEYIKAKDLFPQKELVKEDESLQVPFPVLQGEGVEYLGHADEAVIAISNYRLHIKFKESVINTYPDVDNEISVPLRLIESVESRDMAQLHIICKDSKVVRCHFTTFKQCQEWVKRLSRAIAHPSRLEDLFALAYHAWCLGGSADDEDQHVHLCRPGDHVRQRMEMEVKRMGFDTQNIWRVSSINCNYKLCSSYPQKLLVPIWITDKELENVASFRSWKRIPVVVYRHQKNGAVIARCSQPEISWWGWRNPDDEYLVTSIAKACQMDTGAKGTCGAPACQQRGEAPDSSDSDFDSSLTGSSGCDDNTVPQKLLILDARSYTAAVANRAKGGGCECEEYYPNCEVMFMGMANIHAIRNSFQALRTVCSQIPDPGNWLSALESTRWLQHLSVMLKAATLVCSSLEREGRPVLVHCSDGWDRTPQIVALAKIMLDPYYRTLEGFQLLVETDWLDYGHKFGDRCGHQENADDVSEQCPVFLQWLDCVHQLLKQFPCLFEFNEAFLVKLVQHTYSCLYGTFLCNNAREREARNIYKRTCSVWSLLRTGNKNFQNFLYIPSHDMVLQPVCHTRALHLWTAVYLPTSSPCTAVDDSMELYLSPSVTGDELASRSLDRLPKTRSMDNLLSAFENGAPLTRTSSDPNLNKHCQEDRPALEAAPTLESPPIDCSDELALDEGDESPPQLSPTQPSDGSSAECVEDTPKEPCLTTQPLPSLPLPPAPLTCDIQAHTPLLAPVLQQASPHTTTLPLPTPQLEAESPCKTAESTTLPTPISEPCFTLSHEAIPPAATLHLDSPESCLMESADLMALKLLTPQIPLEDSTETLIDQGELAHTLAQQQSDGPTLSHFTDDDEEEEQQAVVPPPPALKEPVMDHIKGRAQTLSAAASPMDSFQGSTQHLISHSPLADMSLMGPHWESIQGLMQSACSSSASHCGSRSPQAYQSRQLAYKLLRSQGIALASGSQCCPSSPVQPGWPSAARSAAGFTSLNAPAMNTCSVACHQIPAASPSVCSSPVPPQTPAYLDDDGLPVPMDAVQQRLRQIEAGYKQEVEVLRQQVRQLRMRLESKQYSTPPSEPDIDYEDDITCLRESDNSPEEDSLSTQSEDRLSEGSWDRVESKDTEVTRWVPDHMASHCFNCDCEFWIAKRRHHCRNCGNVFCKDCCHLKLPIPDQQLYDPVLVCNTCHDQLLESRTREIRSQQFKKAIATASS from the exons ATG GGTGAAGAGGGGCCTCCCAGTCTGGAATACATTAAGGCCAAGGATCTATTCCCCCAGAAGGAGCTGGTGAAGGAGGATGAAAGTCTTCAG gtccccttCCCAGTTCTTCAGGGGGAAGGGGTAGAATATCTTGGCCATGCAGATGAGGCGGTCATTGCCATTTCGAACTACAGACTCCACATCAAGTTCAAGGAGTCTGTCATCAAT ACCTACCCAGATGTGGACAATGAAATATCT GTGCCCCTCAGACTGATTGAGAGCGTGGAGAGCAGAGATATGGCCCAGCTGCACATCATCTGCAAAGACTCCAAAGTTGTTAG ATGCCACTTTACAACATTCAAGCAGTGTCAGGAGTGGGTCAAACGTCTGAGCAGGGCAATAGCTCACCCTTCACGCCTCGAAGACCTCTTTGCACTAGCTTATCATGCTTGGTGTCTGGGAGGCAGTGCTGATGATGAGGACCAGCATGTTCATCTGTGTCGGCCAG GCGATCATGTGCGTCAGAGAATGGAGATGGAGGTTAAAAGGATGGGCTTTGACACGCAAAACATCTGGAGGGTGTCATCCATAAATTGCAACTATAA ACTGTGCTCCAGTTACCCACAGAAGCTTCTGGTTCCAATATGGATCACTGACAAAGAGCTTGAGAATGTGGCTTCCTTCAGATCCTGGAAGAGGATTCCCGTAGTGGTCTACAG ACACCAGAAGAATGGGGCAGTGATTGCACGCTGCAGCCAACCTGAAATCAGCTGGTGGGGCTGGCGAAACCCGGATGATGAGTACCTGGTGACATCCATTGCCAAAGCGTGTCAAATGGACACCGGAGCCAAAGGTACCTGTGGTGCACCTGCTTGCCAGCAACGTGGAGAAGCTCCCGACTCATCCGACAGTGATTTTG ACTCCTCACTGACTGGTAGCTCGGGCTGTGATGACAACACCGTACCACAGAAGCTTCTGATTCTGGATGCTCGCTCTTACACTGCTGCAGTGGCCAACCGTGCCAAAGGTGGAGGCTGTGAGTGTGAAG AATATTACCCGAACTGCGAGGTGATGTTTATGGGAATGGCTAACATCCACGCCATCCGGAACAGTTTTCAGGCCCTGAGGACAGTCTGCAGTCAGATACCCGATCCAGGAAA CTGGCTTTCAGCTTTGGAGAGCACCCGCTGGCTGCAGCACCTGTCTGTAATGTTGAAGGCGGCCACTCTGGTGTGTTCCTCCTTGGAGCGAGAAGGTCGCCCCGTCCTTGTGCACTGTTCAGACGGATGGGACCGTACACCCCAGATTGTTGCCTTGGCCAAGATCATGTTGGATCCCTACTACAGAACACTAGAG GGTTTCCAGTTACTTGTGGAGACTGACTGGCTGGACTACGGTCACAAGTTTGGAGACCGCTGTGGACACCAGGAGAACGCCGATGACGTTAGTGAGCAGTGTCCCGTCTTTCTGCAGTGGCTCGACTGCGTTCACCAGCTGCTCAAACAGTTCCCCTGCCTCTTTGAGTTCAACGAGGCCTTCTTG GTCAAGTTGGTGCAACATACGTACTCGTGTCTCTATGGTACTTTCTTGTGCAACAACGCTCGTGAGAGGGAGGCGAGGAACATTTACAAACGCACCTGCTCCGTCTGGTCCTTGCTGCGCACCGGGAACAAGAACTTTCAGAACTTCCTCTACATCCCCAGTCATGATATG GTGCTGCAGCCTGTCTGCCACACGCGCGCATTACACTTGTGGACAGCCGTCTACCTCCCCACATCCTCTCCTTGCACAGCCGTGGACGACTCGATGGAGCTCTACTTGTCTCCGAGTGTCACGGGGGATGAACTTGCCTCCCGTTCCCTTGACAG GCTTCCCAAGACCCGCTCCATGGACAATcttctgtcagcttttgagaatgGGGCGCCCCTAACTCGGACATCCAGTGACCCCAATCTTAATAAGCACTGCCAGGAGGATCGCCCAGCTTTGGAGGCCGCACCCACCCTTGAGAGTCCACCTATCGACTGCTCGGATGAGCTCGCACTTGATGAGGGTGACGAGAGTCCTCCACAACTGAGTCCTACCCAGCCATCAGATGGCTCCAGTGCTGAATGTGTGGAGGACACGCCAAAAGAACCGTGTCTTACCACTCAGCCTCTGCCTTCCCTACCTCTTCCTCCTGCTCCCCTAACTTGTGATATCCAGGCTCACACTCCACTCCTCGCTCCTGTCCTACAGCAAGCTTCACCACACACAACTACCCTCCCTCTTCCAACACCTCAACTGGAGGCTGAGAGCCCATGTAAGACTGCTGAGAGTACCACACTGCCCACTCCTATATCAGAGCCGTGCTTTACGCTGAGCCACGAGGCCATACCACCTGCAGCCACCCTACACCTTGATAGCCCGGAAAGTTGCCTCATGGAGTCTGCTGACCTCATGGCTCTGAAGCTTCTCACGCCACAGATTCCCTTGGAGGACTCCACTGAGACTCTTATAGATCAAGGAGAACTTGCTCACACCTTGGCGCAGCAGCAAAGCGACGGTCCTACTCTCAGTCATTTcaccgatgatgatgaggaggaggagcagcaggcggtggtgccgccgccgccagcgcTCAAAGAGCCGGTGATGGATCATATCAAGGGAAGAGCTCAAACATTATCTGCTGCAGCATCTCCAATGGACTCCTTCCAAGGATCCACTCAGCATCTCATCTCCCACAGTCCGCTGGCAGACATGTCCCTCATGGGCCCCCATTGGGAGAGCATTCAGGGCCTAATGCAGTCAGCCTGCAGCAGCAGCGCCAGTCACTGCGGCAGCCGCTCTCCACAAGCCTACCAGAGCCGCCAACTGGCCTATAAGCTTCTGCGCTCGCAAGGCATCGCCCTCGCCAGCGGTTCCCAGTGTTGCCCCAGCAGCCCCGTGCAGCCCGGATGGCCGTCCGCGGCAAGGAGCGCAGCGGGCTTCACCAGCCTGAACGCACCCGCCATGAACACCTGCTCAGTGGCGTGCCACCAGATTCCAGCCGCATCACCCTCAGTCTGCAGCTCACCCGTCCCGCCCCAAACTCCGGCCTACCTAGACGACGACGGGCTGCCGGTGCCCATGGACGCCGTGCAGCAAAGGCTGCGTCAGATCGAGGCGGGCTACAAACAAGAAGTGGAGGTATTGCGGCAGCAGGTGCGACAGCTGCGGATGCGACTCGAGAGCAAACAATACAGCACCCCACCCTCCGAGCCTGACATCGACTACGAGGATGATATT ACATGTTTAAGGGAGTCGGACAACAGTCCCGAGGAAGACTCTCTATCTACCCAGAGTGAAGACCGACTGTCCGAGGGCAGCTGGGATCGAGTGGAGAGCAAGGACACGGAG GTCACGAGGTGGGTGCCTGACCACATGGCCTCTCATTGTTTCAACTGTGACTGTGAGTTCTGGATAGCCAAGCGGCGTCACCACTGCAG GAACTGCGGCAACGTGTTCTGTAAAGACTGTTGTCATCTGAAGCTGCCAATCCCAGACCAGCAGCTGTACGACCCGGTGCTGGTTTGCAACACCTGCCACGACCAGCTCCTGGAGTCCAGAACCCGCGAGATCCGCAGCCAGCAGTTCAAAAAGGCCATCGCCACAGCCTCAAGTTGA
- the LOC133148757 gene encoding myotubularin-related protein 4-like isoform X1: protein MSVAGRASCSMLNCFGEEGPPSLEYIKAKDLFPQKELVKEDESLQVPFPVLQGEGVEYLGHADEAVIAISNYRLHIKFKESVINTYPDVDNEISVPLRLIESVESRDMAQLHIICKDSKVVRCHFTTFKQCQEWVKRLSRAIAHPSRLEDLFALAYHAWCLGGSADDEDQHVHLCRPGDHVRQRMEMEVKRMGFDTQNIWRVSSINCNYKLCSSYPQKLLVPIWITDKELENVASFRSWKRIPVVVYRHQKNGAVIARCSQPEISWWGWRNPDDEYLVTSIAKACQMDTGAKGTCGAPACQQRGEAPDSSDSDFDSSLTGSSGCDDNTVPQKLLILDARSYTAAVANRAKGGGCECEEYYPNCEVMFMGMANIHAIRNSFQALRTVCSQIPDPGNWLSALESTRWLQHLSVMLKAATLVCSSLEREGRPVLVHCSDGWDRTPQIVALAKIMLDPYYRTLEGFQLLVETDWLDYGHKFGDRCGHQENADDVSEQCPVFLQWLDCVHQLLKQFPCLFEFNEAFLVKLVQHTYSCLYGTFLCNNAREREARNIYKRTCSVWSLLRTGNKNFQNFLYIPSHDMVLQPVCHTRALHLWTAVYLPTSSPCTAVDDSMELYLSPSVTGDELASRSLDRLPKTRSMDNLLSAFENGAPLTRTSSDPNLNKHCQEDRPALEAAPTLESPPIDCSDELALDEGDESPPQLSPTQPSDGSSAECVEDTPKEPCLTTQPLPSLPLPPAPLTCDIQAHTPLLAPVLQQASPHTTTLPLPTPQLEAESPCKTAESTTLPTPISEPCFTLSHEAIPPAATLHLDSPESCLMESADLMALKLLTPQIPLEDSTETLIDQGELAHTLAQQQSDGPTLSHFTDDDEEEEQQAVVPPPPALKEPVMDHIKGRAQTLSAAASPMDSFQGSTQHLISHSPLADMSLMGPHWESIQGLMQSACSSSASHCGSRSPQAYQSRQLAYKLLRSQGIALASGSQCCPSSPVQPGWPSAARSAAGFTSLNAPAMNTCSVACHQIPAASPSVCSSPVPPQTPAYLDDDGLPVPMDAVQQRLRQIEAGYKQEVEVLRQQVRQLRMRLESKQYSTPPSEPDIDYEDDITCLRESDNSPEEDSLSTQSEDRLSEGSWDRVESKDTEVTRWVPDHMASHCFNCDCEFWIAKRRHHCRNCGNVFCKDCCHLKLPIPDQQLYDPVLVCNTCHDQLLESRTREIRSQQFKKAIATASS from the exons ATGAGCGTTGCAGGAAGGGCGTCCTGCTCCATGCTCAATTGCTTT GGTGAAGAGGGGCCTCCCAGTCTGGAATACATTAAGGCCAAGGATCTATTCCCCCAGAAGGAGCTGGTGAAGGAGGATGAAAGTCTTCAG gtccccttCCCAGTTCTTCAGGGGGAAGGGGTAGAATATCTTGGCCATGCAGATGAGGCGGTCATTGCCATTTCGAACTACAGACTCCACATCAAGTTCAAGGAGTCTGTCATCAAT ACCTACCCAGATGTGGACAATGAAATATCT GTGCCCCTCAGACTGATTGAGAGCGTGGAGAGCAGAGATATGGCCCAGCTGCACATCATCTGCAAAGACTCCAAAGTTGTTAG ATGCCACTTTACAACATTCAAGCAGTGTCAGGAGTGGGTCAAACGTCTGAGCAGGGCAATAGCTCACCCTTCACGCCTCGAAGACCTCTTTGCACTAGCTTATCATGCTTGGTGTCTGGGAGGCAGTGCTGATGATGAGGACCAGCATGTTCATCTGTGTCGGCCAG GCGATCATGTGCGTCAGAGAATGGAGATGGAGGTTAAAAGGATGGGCTTTGACACGCAAAACATCTGGAGGGTGTCATCCATAAATTGCAACTATAA ACTGTGCTCCAGTTACCCACAGAAGCTTCTGGTTCCAATATGGATCACTGACAAAGAGCTTGAGAATGTGGCTTCCTTCAGATCCTGGAAGAGGATTCCCGTAGTGGTCTACAG ACACCAGAAGAATGGGGCAGTGATTGCACGCTGCAGCCAACCTGAAATCAGCTGGTGGGGCTGGCGAAACCCGGATGATGAGTACCTGGTGACATCCATTGCCAAAGCGTGTCAAATGGACACCGGAGCCAAAGGTACCTGTGGTGCACCTGCTTGCCAGCAACGTGGAGAAGCTCCCGACTCATCCGACAGTGATTTTG ACTCCTCACTGACTGGTAGCTCGGGCTGTGATGACAACACCGTACCACAGAAGCTTCTGATTCTGGATGCTCGCTCTTACACTGCTGCAGTGGCCAACCGTGCCAAAGGTGGAGGCTGTGAGTGTGAAG AATATTACCCGAACTGCGAGGTGATGTTTATGGGAATGGCTAACATCCACGCCATCCGGAACAGTTTTCAGGCCCTGAGGACAGTCTGCAGTCAGATACCCGATCCAGGAAA CTGGCTTTCAGCTTTGGAGAGCACCCGCTGGCTGCAGCACCTGTCTGTAATGTTGAAGGCGGCCACTCTGGTGTGTTCCTCCTTGGAGCGAGAAGGTCGCCCCGTCCTTGTGCACTGTTCAGACGGATGGGACCGTACACCCCAGATTGTTGCCTTGGCCAAGATCATGTTGGATCCCTACTACAGAACACTAGAG GGTTTCCAGTTACTTGTGGAGACTGACTGGCTGGACTACGGTCACAAGTTTGGAGACCGCTGTGGACACCAGGAGAACGCCGATGACGTTAGTGAGCAGTGTCCCGTCTTTCTGCAGTGGCTCGACTGCGTTCACCAGCTGCTCAAACAGTTCCCCTGCCTCTTTGAGTTCAACGAGGCCTTCTTG GTCAAGTTGGTGCAACATACGTACTCGTGTCTCTATGGTACTTTCTTGTGCAACAACGCTCGTGAGAGGGAGGCGAGGAACATTTACAAACGCACCTGCTCCGTCTGGTCCTTGCTGCGCACCGGGAACAAGAACTTTCAGAACTTCCTCTACATCCCCAGTCATGATATG GTGCTGCAGCCTGTCTGCCACACGCGCGCATTACACTTGTGGACAGCCGTCTACCTCCCCACATCCTCTCCTTGCACAGCCGTGGACGACTCGATGGAGCTCTACTTGTCTCCGAGTGTCACGGGGGATGAACTTGCCTCCCGTTCCCTTGACAG GCTTCCCAAGACCCGCTCCATGGACAATcttctgtcagcttttgagaatgGGGCGCCCCTAACTCGGACATCCAGTGACCCCAATCTTAATAAGCACTGCCAGGAGGATCGCCCAGCTTTGGAGGCCGCACCCACCCTTGAGAGTCCACCTATCGACTGCTCGGATGAGCTCGCACTTGATGAGGGTGACGAGAGTCCTCCACAACTGAGTCCTACCCAGCCATCAGATGGCTCCAGTGCTGAATGTGTGGAGGACACGCCAAAAGAACCGTGTCTTACCACTCAGCCTCTGCCTTCCCTACCTCTTCCTCCTGCTCCCCTAACTTGTGATATCCAGGCTCACACTCCACTCCTCGCTCCTGTCCTACAGCAAGCTTCACCACACACAACTACCCTCCCTCTTCCAACACCTCAACTGGAGGCTGAGAGCCCATGTAAGACTGCTGAGAGTACCACACTGCCCACTCCTATATCAGAGCCGTGCTTTACGCTGAGCCACGAGGCCATACCACCTGCAGCCACCCTACACCTTGATAGCCCGGAAAGTTGCCTCATGGAGTCTGCTGACCTCATGGCTCTGAAGCTTCTCACGCCACAGATTCCCTTGGAGGACTCCACTGAGACTCTTATAGATCAAGGAGAACTTGCTCACACCTTGGCGCAGCAGCAAAGCGACGGTCCTACTCTCAGTCATTTcaccgatgatgatgaggaggaggagcagcaggcggtggtgccgccgccgccagcgcTCAAAGAGCCGGTGATGGATCATATCAAGGGAAGAGCTCAAACATTATCTGCTGCAGCATCTCCAATGGACTCCTTCCAAGGATCCACTCAGCATCTCATCTCCCACAGTCCGCTGGCAGACATGTCCCTCATGGGCCCCCATTGGGAGAGCATTCAGGGCCTAATGCAGTCAGCCTGCAGCAGCAGCGCCAGTCACTGCGGCAGCCGCTCTCCACAAGCCTACCAGAGCCGCCAACTGGCCTATAAGCTTCTGCGCTCGCAAGGCATCGCCCTCGCCAGCGGTTCCCAGTGTTGCCCCAGCAGCCCCGTGCAGCCCGGATGGCCGTCCGCGGCAAGGAGCGCAGCGGGCTTCACCAGCCTGAACGCACCCGCCATGAACACCTGCTCAGTGGCGTGCCACCAGATTCCAGCCGCATCACCCTCAGTCTGCAGCTCACCCGTCCCGCCCCAAACTCCGGCCTACCTAGACGACGACGGGCTGCCGGTGCCCATGGACGCCGTGCAGCAAAGGCTGCGTCAGATCGAGGCGGGCTACAAACAAGAAGTGGAGGTATTGCGGCAGCAGGTGCGACAGCTGCGGATGCGACTCGAGAGCAAACAATACAGCACCCCACCCTCCGAGCCTGACATCGACTACGAGGATGATATT ACATGTTTAAGGGAGTCGGACAACAGTCCCGAGGAAGACTCTCTATCTACCCAGAGTGAAGACCGACTGTCCGAGGGCAGCTGGGATCGAGTGGAGAGCAAGGACACGGAG GTCACGAGGTGGGTGCCTGACCACATGGCCTCTCATTGTTTCAACTGTGACTGTGAGTTCTGGATAGCCAAGCGGCGTCACCACTGCAG GAACTGCGGCAACGTGTTCTGTAAAGACTGTTGTCATCTGAAGCTGCCAATCCCAGACCAGCAGCTGTACGACCCGGTGCTGGTTTGCAACACCTGCCACGACCAGCTCCTGGAGTCCAGAACCCGCGAGATCCGCAGCCAGCAGTTCAAAAAGGCCATCGCCACAGCCTCAAGTTGA
- the LOC133148757 gene encoding myotubularin-related protein 4-like isoform X2 — protein MSVAGRASCSMLNCFGEEGPPSLEYIKAKDLFPQKELVKEDESLQVPFPVLQGEGVEYLGHADEAVIAISNYRLHIKFKESVINVPLRLIESVESRDMAQLHIICKDSKVVRCHFTTFKQCQEWVKRLSRAIAHPSRLEDLFALAYHAWCLGGSADDEDQHVHLCRPGDHVRQRMEMEVKRMGFDTQNIWRVSSINCNYKLCSSYPQKLLVPIWITDKELENVASFRSWKRIPVVVYRHQKNGAVIARCSQPEISWWGWRNPDDEYLVTSIAKACQMDTGAKGTCGAPACQQRGEAPDSSDSDFDSSLTGSSGCDDNTVPQKLLILDARSYTAAVANRAKGGGCECEEYYPNCEVMFMGMANIHAIRNSFQALRTVCSQIPDPGNWLSALESTRWLQHLSVMLKAATLVCSSLEREGRPVLVHCSDGWDRTPQIVALAKIMLDPYYRTLEGFQLLVETDWLDYGHKFGDRCGHQENADDVSEQCPVFLQWLDCVHQLLKQFPCLFEFNEAFLVKLVQHTYSCLYGTFLCNNAREREARNIYKRTCSVWSLLRTGNKNFQNFLYIPSHDMVLQPVCHTRALHLWTAVYLPTSSPCTAVDDSMELYLSPSVTGDELASRSLDRLPKTRSMDNLLSAFENGAPLTRTSSDPNLNKHCQEDRPALEAAPTLESPPIDCSDELALDEGDESPPQLSPTQPSDGSSAECVEDTPKEPCLTTQPLPSLPLPPAPLTCDIQAHTPLLAPVLQQASPHTTTLPLPTPQLEAESPCKTAESTTLPTPISEPCFTLSHEAIPPAATLHLDSPESCLMESADLMALKLLTPQIPLEDSTETLIDQGELAHTLAQQQSDGPTLSHFTDDDEEEEQQAVVPPPPALKEPVMDHIKGRAQTLSAAASPMDSFQGSTQHLISHSPLADMSLMGPHWESIQGLMQSACSSSASHCGSRSPQAYQSRQLAYKLLRSQGIALASGSQCCPSSPVQPGWPSAARSAAGFTSLNAPAMNTCSVACHQIPAASPSVCSSPVPPQTPAYLDDDGLPVPMDAVQQRLRQIEAGYKQEVEVLRQQVRQLRMRLESKQYSTPPSEPDIDYEDDITCLRESDNSPEEDSLSTQSEDRLSEGSWDRVESKDTEVTRWVPDHMASHCFNCDCEFWIAKRRHHCRNCGNVFCKDCCHLKLPIPDQQLYDPVLVCNTCHDQLLESRTREIRSQQFKKAIATASS, from the exons ATGAGCGTTGCAGGAAGGGCGTCCTGCTCCATGCTCAATTGCTTT GGTGAAGAGGGGCCTCCCAGTCTGGAATACATTAAGGCCAAGGATCTATTCCCCCAGAAGGAGCTGGTGAAGGAGGATGAAAGTCTTCAG gtccccttCCCAGTTCTTCAGGGGGAAGGGGTAGAATATCTTGGCCATGCAGATGAGGCGGTCATTGCCATTTCGAACTACAGACTCCACATCAAGTTCAAGGAGTCTGTCATCAAT GTGCCCCTCAGACTGATTGAGAGCGTGGAGAGCAGAGATATGGCCCAGCTGCACATCATCTGCAAAGACTCCAAAGTTGTTAG ATGCCACTTTACAACATTCAAGCAGTGTCAGGAGTGGGTCAAACGTCTGAGCAGGGCAATAGCTCACCCTTCACGCCTCGAAGACCTCTTTGCACTAGCTTATCATGCTTGGTGTCTGGGAGGCAGTGCTGATGATGAGGACCAGCATGTTCATCTGTGTCGGCCAG GCGATCATGTGCGTCAGAGAATGGAGATGGAGGTTAAAAGGATGGGCTTTGACACGCAAAACATCTGGAGGGTGTCATCCATAAATTGCAACTATAA ACTGTGCTCCAGTTACCCACAGAAGCTTCTGGTTCCAATATGGATCACTGACAAAGAGCTTGAGAATGTGGCTTCCTTCAGATCCTGGAAGAGGATTCCCGTAGTGGTCTACAG ACACCAGAAGAATGGGGCAGTGATTGCACGCTGCAGCCAACCTGAAATCAGCTGGTGGGGCTGGCGAAACCCGGATGATGAGTACCTGGTGACATCCATTGCCAAAGCGTGTCAAATGGACACCGGAGCCAAAGGTACCTGTGGTGCACCTGCTTGCCAGCAACGTGGAGAAGCTCCCGACTCATCCGACAGTGATTTTG ACTCCTCACTGACTGGTAGCTCGGGCTGTGATGACAACACCGTACCACAGAAGCTTCTGATTCTGGATGCTCGCTCTTACACTGCTGCAGTGGCCAACCGTGCCAAAGGTGGAGGCTGTGAGTGTGAAG AATATTACCCGAACTGCGAGGTGATGTTTATGGGAATGGCTAACATCCACGCCATCCGGAACAGTTTTCAGGCCCTGAGGACAGTCTGCAGTCAGATACCCGATCCAGGAAA CTGGCTTTCAGCTTTGGAGAGCACCCGCTGGCTGCAGCACCTGTCTGTAATGTTGAAGGCGGCCACTCTGGTGTGTTCCTCCTTGGAGCGAGAAGGTCGCCCCGTCCTTGTGCACTGTTCAGACGGATGGGACCGTACACCCCAGATTGTTGCCTTGGCCAAGATCATGTTGGATCCCTACTACAGAACACTAGAG GGTTTCCAGTTACTTGTGGAGACTGACTGGCTGGACTACGGTCACAAGTTTGGAGACCGCTGTGGACACCAGGAGAACGCCGATGACGTTAGTGAGCAGTGTCCCGTCTTTCTGCAGTGGCTCGACTGCGTTCACCAGCTGCTCAAACAGTTCCCCTGCCTCTTTGAGTTCAACGAGGCCTTCTTG GTCAAGTTGGTGCAACATACGTACTCGTGTCTCTATGGTACTTTCTTGTGCAACAACGCTCGTGAGAGGGAGGCGAGGAACATTTACAAACGCACCTGCTCCGTCTGGTCCTTGCTGCGCACCGGGAACAAGAACTTTCAGAACTTCCTCTACATCCCCAGTCATGATATG GTGCTGCAGCCTGTCTGCCACACGCGCGCATTACACTTGTGGACAGCCGTCTACCTCCCCACATCCTCTCCTTGCACAGCCGTGGACGACTCGATGGAGCTCTACTTGTCTCCGAGTGTCACGGGGGATGAACTTGCCTCCCGTTCCCTTGACAG GCTTCCCAAGACCCGCTCCATGGACAATcttctgtcagcttttgagaatgGGGCGCCCCTAACTCGGACATCCAGTGACCCCAATCTTAATAAGCACTGCCAGGAGGATCGCCCAGCTTTGGAGGCCGCACCCACCCTTGAGAGTCCACCTATCGACTGCTCGGATGAGCTCGCACTTGATGAGGGTGACGAGAGTCCTCCACAACTGAGTCCTACCCAGCCATCAGATGGCTCCAGTGCTGAATGTGTGGAGGACACGCCAAAAGAACCGTGTCTTACCACTCAGCCTCTGCCTTCCCTACCTCTTCCTCCTGCTCCCCTAACTTGTGATATCCAGGCTCACACTCCACTCCTCGCTCCTGTCCTACAGCAAGCTTCACCACACACAACTACCCTCCCTCTTCCAACACCTCAACTGGAGGCTGAGAGCCCATGTAAGACTGCTGAGAGTACCACACTGCCCACTCCTATATCAGAGCCGTGCTTTACGCTGAGCCACGAGGCCATACCACCTGCAGCCACCCTACACCTTGATAGCCCGGAAAGTTGCCTCATGGAGTCTGCTGACCTCATGGCTCTGAAGCTTCTCACGCCACAGATTCCCTTGGAGGACTCCACTGAGACTCTTATAGATCAAGGAGAACTTGCTCACACCTTGGCGCAGCAGCAAAGCGACGGTCCTACTCTCAGTCATTTcaccgatgatgatgaggaggaggagcagcaggcggtggtgccgccgccgccagcgcTCAAAGAGCCGGTGATGGATCATATCAAGGGAAGAGCTCAAACATTATCTGCTGCAGCATCTCCAATGGACTCCTTCCAAGGATCCACTCAGCATCTCATCTCCCACAGTCCGCTGGCAGACATGTCCCTCATGGGCCCCCATTGGGAGAGCATTCAGGGCCTAATGCAGTCAGCCTGCAGCAGCAGCGCCAGTCACTGCGGCAGCCGCTCTCCACAAGCCTACCAGAGCCGCCAACTGGCCTATAAGCTTCTGCGCTCGCAAGGCATCGCCCTCGCCAGCGGTTCCCAGTGTTGCCCCAGCAGCCCCGTGCAGCCCGGATGGCCGTCCGCGGCAAGGAGCGCAGCGGGCTTCACCAGCCTGAACGCACCCGCCATGAACACCTGCTCAGTGGCGTGCCACCAGATTCCAGCCGCATCACCCTCAGTCTGCAGCTCACCCGTCCCGCCCCAAACTCCGGCCTACCTAGACGACGACGGGCTGCCGGTGCCCATGGACGCCGTGCAGCAAAGGCTGCGTCAGATCGAGGCGGGCTACAAACAAGAAGTGGAGGTATTGCGGCAGCAGGTGCGACAGCTGCGGATGCGACTCGAGAGCAAACAATACAGCACCCCACCCTCCGAGCCTGACATCGACTACGAGGATGATATT ACATGTTTAAGGGAGTCGGACAACAGTCCCGAGGAAGACTCTCTATCTACCCAGAGTGAAGACCGACTGTCCGAGGGCAGCTGGGATCGAGTGGAGAGCAAGGACACGGAG GTCACGAGGTGGGTGCCTGACCACATGGCCTCTCATTGTTTCAACTGTGACTGTGAGTTCTGGATAGCCAAGCGGCGTCACCACTGCAG GAACTGCGGCAACGTGTTCTGTAAAGACTGTTGTCATCTGAAGCTGCCAATCCCAGACCAGCAGCTGTACGACCCGGTGCTGGTTTGCAACACCTGCCACGACCAGCTCCTGGAGTCCAGAACCCGCGAGATCCGCAGCCAGCAGTTCAAAAAGGCCATCGCCACAGCCTCAAGTTGA